In Deinococcus reticulitermitis, a single genomic region encodes these proteins:
- the rlmN gene encoding 23S rRNA (adenine(2503)-C(2))-methyltransferase RlmN: MQLLLDLHPDAYPLEGFRRRQLLDWVFGQGVGNFGAMTNLPAADRAALEAEYRLNPFQDIETVRSRDGSVKYLFTLLDGRQMEAVYMPYLDRQTICVSTMVGCPARCAFCATGAMGFGRNLTPGEIVGQVLAVAGGEGVAPREIRNLVFMGMGEAMLNYEHTMAAARLLLHPQALGMSRRRVTLSTVGIAKGIRRLAEEDDLGIKLAISLHAPDEATRQKIIPTGAANSIAEIMSAARDYQAVTGRRVTLEYTMLRGLNDHLWQAELLADLLRGLVSHVNLIPMNPWEGSNFESSSEAQIQAFYDALQARGVDVSVRRSRGRDAGAACGQLALKRPGARAGAAPV; this comes from the coding sequence ATGCAGCTGCTCCTCGACCTTCATCCTGACGCCTACCCGCTGGAAGGGTTTCGGCGCCGGCAACTGCTTGACTGGGTGTTCGGGCAGGGCGTGGGCAACTTTGGCGCGATGACCAATCTTCCCGCCGCCGACCGCGCGGCGCTGGAGGCGGAGTACCGCCTCAACCCCTTTCAGGACATCGAGACGGTGCGCAGCCGCGACGGCTCGGTCAAGTACCTCTTCACGCTGCTCGATGGTCGGCAGATGGAAGCGGTGTATATGCCCTACCTCGACCGCCAGACGATCTGCGTCTCGACGATGGTGGGCTGCCCGGCCCGCTGCGCGTTTTGCGCGACGGGGGCGATGGGCTTCGGGCGCAACCTGACCCCCGGCGAGATCGTGGGGCAGGTGCTCGCGGTGGCGGGCGGCGAGGGCGTGGCGCCGCGCGAGATTCGCAACCTCGTCTTCATGGGCATGGGTGAGGCGATGCTCAATTACGAGCACACCATGGCGGCGGCCCGACTGCTGCTGCACCCTCAGGCGCTGGGCATGAGCCGGCGCCGGGTGACCCTCTCCACGGTGGGGATCGCCAAGGGCATTCGCCGGCTCGCCGAGGAAGACGACCTCGGCATCAAGCTCGCCATCAGCCTGCACGCCCCCGACGAGGCGACGCGCCAGAAGATCATCCCAACGGGCGCGGCCAATTCCATCGCCGAGATCATGAGCGCCGCCCGCGATTACCAGGCCGTCACCGGGCGCCGCGTGACACTGGAATACACCATGCTGCGCGGCCTGAACGACCACCTCTGGCAGGCCGAGCTTCTCGCCGACCTGCTGCGCGGTCTGGTCAGCCATGTCAACCTGATTCCGATGAATCCCTGGGAGGGCTCGAACTTCGAGTCGAGCAGCGAGGCGCAGATTCAGGCGTTCTACGACGCGCTGCAAGCGCGCGGTGTGGACGTGAGTGTGCGGCGGTCGCGGGGCCGGGACGCGGGGGCGGCCTGCGGTCAGCTCGCGCTCAAGCGCCCCGGTGCGCGCGCGGGCGCGGCTCCCGTCTGA
- a CDS encoding tetratricopeptide repeat protein: MHLVTDAARPAAARFFLTAALLCSAGVQAQTLIDTSAAIGVQNTLLEQQPVPGRLPAVALPSPASPAASATPPAPVPAPSAEAPAAARPVTPLTAEQQAALVEAQASYAAGNYPLARAQYEALIVRNFAHPDPHFGLGLTLYALGDLRGAAFEFGQFVVFAPGRFEGPYNLGVIATREERFAEALRLYQTAAQLAGPSAPPTVRAQVLRALAAEQTRIKDYLGLSETYSALVALNPQSSGDLYRRAQSLYLAERYDEALPATYAALQAQPASLSAALLLADVYMAQGLPDRATRELGAAVARVNSGSERSALLLRKAELLTQTDPRSALQAASDARREDTRNAGAFAREGELLAGLGERAAAIAAYRRAAHLDDKNPRHQAALAGLYLAGNEYARARNAVALTLKLKPDAAITARMQYVQGVVAYRQGRSAEALALLRASAQVAPSGEALLWLGLSQYALGDYAAAATTLGESVRLSPTPLARQNLASALLATARYAEAEALARGLVTDGVKNADGWYLLGLAQRAQQRANEARQSFKKAAALGDRRAQDALK, from the coding sequence ATGCACCTTGTTACTGACGCTGCCCGCCCCGCCGCTGCCCGCTTCTTTCTCACGGCGGCCCTGCTGTGCAGCGCGGGTGTCCAGGCCCAGACACTGATCGACACTTCGGCGGCCATCGGCGTACAAAACACCCTGCTCGAGCAGCAGCCTGTGCCAGGCCGCCTTCCTGCCGTCGCTCTGCCGTCGCCCGCCTCCCCGGCAGCGTCCGCCACGCCGCCCGCGCCTGTCCCCGCCCCTTCCGCCGAGGCCCCTGCCGCGGCCCGCCCGGTCACGCCCCTGACCGCTGAGCAGCAGGCGGCGCTGGTTGAGGCGCAGGCGAGTTACGCCGCCGGCAACTATCCCCTTGCCCGCGCGCAGTACGAGGCGCTGATCGTGCGCAACTTCGCCCACCCCGATCCGCACTTCGGCCTGGGGCTCACGCTGTACGCCCTGGGCGATCTGCGCGGCGCGGCGTTCGAATTCGGGCAGTTCGTCGTGTTCGCGCCGGGGCGTTTTGAAGGCCCCTACAACCTCGGCGTGATCGCCACCCGTGAAGAGCGCTTTGCTGAAGCGCTGCGGCTGTATCAGACCGCCGCGCAGCTCGCGGGGCCGTCGGCGCCCCCGACCGTCCGGGCCCAGGTGCTGCGGGCCCTCGCGGCTGAGCAGACCCGGATCAAGGACTACCTGGGGCTGAGCGAAACCTACAGCGCCCTGGTGGCCCTCAACCCGCAGAGCAGCGGCGACCTCTACCGCCGCGCGCAGTCGCTCTATCTCGCTGAGCGGTACGACGAGGCGCTGCCCGCCACCTACGCGGCCTTGCAGGCGCAGCCGGCGAGCCTGAGTGCGGCGCTGCTGCTTGCCGACGTGTATATGGCGCAGGGCCTGCCCGACCGCGCCACCCGGGAACTGGGCGCGGCAGTGGCGCGGGTGAACAGCGGCAGCGAGCGATCGGCCCTGCTGCTGCGTAAGGCTGAGCTGCTCACGCAGACCGATCCCCGGTCGGCCCTTCAGGCGGCGAGCGACGCGCGGCGCGAGGATACCCGCAACGCCGGCGCTTTCGCGCGCGAGGGCGAACTGCTCGCCGGGCTCGGCGAGCGCGCAGCGGCCATTGCGGCCTATCGCCGCGCCGCCCATCTCGACGACAAAAATCCCCGCCATCAGGCAGCCCTCGCCGGGCTGTACCTCGCTGGAAACGAGTACGCGCGCGCGCGCAACGCGGTGGCGCTGACCCTCAAGCTCAAGCCCGACGCGGCAATCACCGCCCGAATGCAGTACGTGCAGGGCGTGGTGGCCTACCGCCAGGGCCGCTCCGCCGAGGCCCTGGCCCTGCTGCGGGCCAGTGCCCAGGTTGCGCCCAGCGGCGAAGCGCTGCTGTGGCTGGGCCTGAGCCAGTACGCCTTAGGGGACTATGCGGCGGCGGCGACGACCCTGGGCGAGAGTGTGCGCCTCAGCCCCACGCCCCTGGCCCGCCAGAACCTCGCCTCGGCGCTGCTTGCCACCGCCCGCTACGCCGAGGCCGAGGCGCTGGCCCGTGGGCTGGTGACCGACGGGGTGAAGAACGCCGACGGGTGGTATCTCCTCGGCCTCGCGCAGCGGGCCCAGCAGCGCGCGAACGAGGCCAGACAGTCCTTTAAAAAGGCCGCCGCCCTCGGCGACCGCCGCGCCCAGGACGCCCTCAAATGA
- a CDS encoding SPOR domain-containing protein, translating into MTRSRSQPRVSAPPPKPAPPARPARWPDLLTAALALAVVGGLGALWWGERPAPLSAAVVTAPIQAQIPAAPATLTSAPPAASSSSGAQVQSGATEAGTIPPVPAPPPVAEIPPPVVPEPVAPATGVPKPGGPATPSAGSDSAAPGGAGPAADVAASQAPPAPPSAVPAGVAPRAGGAVATSESRTPLRSDYRVTLGTFGSQASAEASAAPVEALGYTVYTIDLGDQFVAQVGPFADEAAGRAAQSDIQRVYPRAELYPPRGRSLGTPAPTPAVPAPPALPAAAQPSPTAPGPEAAASAGVSDPAPAPSEPTYLQVGAFNNPEGAQRLVALLREQGFSPSVNAPEGGKATVLVGPFSGEALPRAEGLLRAAGFESFRLR; encoded by the coding sequence ATGACGCGCAGCCGCTCACAGCCCCGGGTGTCGGCGCCCCCCCCCAAACCCGCTCCCCCGGCTCGCCCCGCGCGCTGGCCGGACCTTCTGACCGCCGCCCTCGCCCTCGCGGTGGTGGGTGGACTCGGGGCGCTCTGGTGGGGCGAGCGGCCTGCGCCGCTGTCGGCCGCTGTCGTCACGGCACCGATTCAGGCGCAGATCCCAGCGGCCCCCGCCACACTGACGTCCGCTCCCCCAGCGGCGAGCTCCTCCTCGGGGGCTCAGGTTCAGTCCGGGGCCACCGAGGCGGGCACCATTCCCCCGGTGCCGGCGCCGCCGCCTGTTGCCGAGATTCCGCCGCCCGTGGTGCCAGAACCCGTGGCGCCAGCGACAGGGGTACCGAAGCCGGGAGGACCGGCCACACCCTCCGCCGGCAGCGACTCTGCTGCGCCCGGTGGGGCAGGTCCCGCTGCTGACGTGGCGGCGAGCCAGGCCCCACCCGCCCCACCTTCAGCTGTCCCGGCTGGGGTCGCGCCCCGTGCCGGGGGGGCCGTAGCGACCAGTGAGAGCCGGACGCCGCTGCGGAGCGATTACCGCGTCACGCTGGGCACGTTCGGCTCGCAGGCGAGTGCCGAGGCGAGCGCCGCCCCCGTCGAGGCGCTGGGCTACACGGTCTACACCATCGACCTCGGCGATCAGTTCGTCGCGCAGGTTGGGCCTTTTGCCGACGAGGCGGCGGGCCGCGCCGCGCAGAGCGACATTCAGCGGGTCTACCCCCGCGCCGAGCTCTACCCCCCGCGCGGCCGCTCGCTGGGGACGCCGGCGCCCACGCCCGCTGTGCCAGCCCCGCCCGCTCTACCAGCGGCGGCTCAGCCCTCACCCACGGCGCCAGGGCCTGAAGCCGCGGCCTCCGCCGGGGTCTCCGATCCGGCCCCGGCGCCCAGCGAGCCGACCTACCTGCAAGTCGGCGCCTTCAACAACCCGGAAGGCGCGCAGCGACTCGTGGCCCTGTTGCGAGAACAGGGCTTCTCGCCGAGCGTGAACGCTCCTGAAGGCGGCAAGGCCACTGTGCTCGTGGGGCCCTTCAGCGGTGAAGCGCTGCCGCGCGCCGAGGGCCTGCTGAGGGCGGCGGGCTTCGAGTCTTTCCGGTTGAGGTAG
- a CDS encoding redox-sensing transcriptional repressor Rex → MTSVPTAALRRVLTYLRILEDLEAQERELGEPGSVSSSELAQRAGVTPFQVRKDLAYFGRFGKRGMGYSVPLLRRELQHALGLQRSSNVVIVGMGRLGQAIANYPGLGEEPFQCVGLFDVDPALLGREVRGLTIQPIGALPEFVARQARAASRVDLGILTVPAEQAQEAAELLVRSGVRGILNFTPVVIQLQGLLGDSGEAEEGPGVVVENVDFLAGMKRLAFYLLSPPPEGADLEGKK, encoded by the coding sequence GTGACTTCTGTTCCCACAGCGGCGCTCCGGCGGGTGCTGACCTACCTACGCATCCTCGAGGACCTTGAGGCGCAGGAGCGCGAGCTGGGCGAGCCCGGGTCGGTCAGCAGCAGCGAACTTGCCCAGCGCGCGGGCGTCACCCCTTTTCAGGTGCGCAAGGACCTGGCTTATTTCGGCCGCTTCGGCAAGCGTGGTATGGGCTACAGCGTGCCGCTTCTGCGGCGCGAGCTGCAACACGCGCTCGGGCTTCAGCGCAGCTCGAACGTCGTGATTGTCGGCATGGGCCGGCTCGGGCAGGCCATCGCCAACTATCCCGGCCTGGGTGAGGAGCCGTTTCAGTGCGTGGGGCTGTTCGACGTGGACCCCGCCCTTCTGGGGCGCGAGGTGCGCGGCCTGACCATTCAGCCGATCGGAGCGTTGCCCGAGTTCGTGGCGCGGCAGGCGCGGGCGGCGAGTCGGGTCGACCTTGGCATCCTCACCGTTCCTGCCGAACAAGCACAGGAGGCCGCGGAGCTTCTCGTGCGCTCCGGGGTGCGGGGCATTCTGAACTTCACGCCGGTTGTCATTCAATTGCAAGGGTTGCTTGGCGATAGTGGGGAAGCAGAAGAAGGCCCCGGCGTGGTGGTCGAGAATGTCGATTTCCTCGCCGGAATGAAGCGGCTCGCCTTCTATCTGCTCAGCCCTCCGCCCGAGGGGGCGGACCTGGAGGGGAAGAAATGA
- the trpB gene encoding tryptophan synthase subunit beta: MALSIPIYPQPDERGRYGRFGGRYVPETLIPALDELTQAYEAARQDPAFLSELEYLFKEFVGRPSTLYLAQRLTEYAGGAQIYLKREDQNFTGAHKINNCLAQALLARRMGKRRVIAETGAGQHGVASATAAALLGLDCVVYMGEEDIRRQELNVFRMKLLGAEVRPVTSGTGTLKDATNEAIRDWVTNVRDTFYILGSVVGPHPYPAMVRDFQSVIGEEVKRQLPEVAGRALPDAIVACVGGGSNAIGIFAPFAYLPDGERPRLIGTEAAGEGVETGRHAASIAGGRIGVLHGSMMYLMNDDEGQIVPPHSISAGLDYPGIGPEHCHYAVTGLAEYVPVTDAQALEAFQLLTRLEGLIPALESSHAVYHAVELARTMRPDQIIVVNLSGRGDKDVAEVMRLLAKTEAASARASSEGQPKAQPVEVRA; this comes from the coding sequence ATGGCCCTTTCTATCCCGATTTATCCTCAGCCGGACGAGCGCGGTCGGTATGGGCGTTTCGGGGGGCGGTACGTCCCTGAAACCCTGATTCCCGCGCTCGACGAACTGACGCAGGCCTACGAGGCCGCGCGGCAGGACCCGGCGTTTCTCTCGGAGTTGGAGTACCTGTTCAAGGAATTCGTGGGCCGGCCCAGCACCCTCTACCTCGCGCAGCGCCTGACCGAGTACGCGGGCGGCGCGCAGATCTACCTCAAGCGCGAGGACCAGAACTTCACCGGTGCCCACAAAATCAACAACTGTCTCGCGCAGGCCCTGCTCGCGAGGCGCATGGGCAAGCGCCGGGTGATCGCCGAGACGGGCGCCGGGCAACACGGGGTGGCGAGTGCCACCGCCGCCGCATTGCTCGGGCTCGACTGCGTGGTCTACATGGGCGAAGAGGACATTCGTCGTCAGGAGCTCAACGTCTTCCGGATGAAGCTGCTCGGTGCGGAGGTTCGCCCGGTCACGAGCGGCACCGGCACCCTCAAGGACGCCACCAACGAGGCGATCCGCGACTGGGTGACGAACGTGCGGGACACCTTTTACATCCTCGGCAGCGTGGTGGGGCCGCACCCTTACCCGGCGATGGTGCGTGACTTCCAGAGCGTGATCGGAGAAGAGGTCAAGCGCCAGCTTCCCGAGGTCGCGGGCCGCGCCTTGCCCGACGCCATCGTCGCCTGCGTGGGTGGCGGCAGCAACGCCATCGGGATCTTCGCGCCCTTCGCCTACCTGCCTGACGGCGAGCGCCCGCGTCTGATCGGCACCGAGGCGGCGGGAGAAGGCGTGGAGACCGGGCGGCATGCGGCGTCCATCGCCGGCGGGCGCATCGGCGTGCTGCACGGCTCGATGATGTATCTGATGAACGACGACGAGGGCCAGATCGTTCCGCCGCACTCGATCAGCGCCGGCCTCGATTATCCCGGCATCGGCCCCGAGCACTGCCATTACGCGGTGACCGGGCTCGCCGAGTACGTGCCGGTCACCGACGCGCAGGCGCTCGAAGCTTTTCAGCTGCTGACCCGGCTCGAAGGCCTGATTCCGGCGCTCGAATCGTCGCACGCGGTCTACCACGCCGTCGAACTCGCGCGCACCATGCGCCCGGACCAGATCATCGTGGTCAATCTCTCGGGGCGGGGCGACAAGGATGTGGCCGAGGTCATGCGCCTGCTGGCGAAGACGGAGGCGGCCTCTGCCCGAGCCTCGTCGGAAGGCCAACCGAAAGCCCAGCCGGTGGAGGTCCGGGCATGA